From Quadrisphaera sp. DSM 44207, the proteins below share one genomic window:
- the ispG gene encoding flavodoxin-dependent (E)-4-hydroxy-3-methylbut-2-enyl-diphosphate synthase, whose amino-acid sequence MAIPVSLGMPAAPAPVLSPRRPSRKIRVGTVEVGGDAPVSVQSMCTTPTTDINATLQQIAELTAAGCDIVRVACPSQDDAEALPIIATKSQIPVIADIHFQPKYVFAAIEAGCAAVRVNPGNIRRFDDQVKEIAAAAKDHGTSIRIGVNAGSLDKRLLDKHGRPTAEALVESAVWEASLFEEHDFHDFKISVKHNDPVVMVRAYELLAERGDWPLHLGVTEAGPAFQGTIKSAVAFGSLLSRGIGDTIRVSLSAPPVEEVKVGIQILQSLNLRPRKLEIVSCPSCGRAQVDVYTLADQVTAGLEGMSVPLRVAVMGCVVNGPGEAREADLGVASGNGKGQIFVKGEVVKTVPEAQIVATLIEEANRIAAAMELEGGVDTAGAPTVTVG is encoded by the coding sequence ATGGCGATCCCCGTCAGCCTCGGCATGCCCGCGGCTCCCGCTCCCGTGCTGAGCCCCCGCCGCCCCTCCCGCAAGATCCGGGTCGGCACCGTGGAGGTCGGCGGCGACGCGCCGGTCAGCGTGCAGTCGATGTGCACGACCCCGACGACGGACATCAACGCGACCCTGCAGCAGATCGCGGAGCTGACCGCGGCCGGCTGCGACATCGTCCGCGTCGCCTGCCCGTCCCAGGACGACGCCGAGGCGCTGCCGATCATCGCGACGAAGTCGCAGATCCCCGTCATCGCCGACATCCACTTCCAGCCCAAGTACGTCTTCGCGGCCATCGAGGCCGGTTGCGCGGCGGTGCGGGTGAACCCGGGCAACATCCGCAGGTTCGACGACCAGGTCAAGGAGATCGCCGCCGCCGCGAAGGACCACGGCACGTCGATCCGCATCGGCGTCAACGCCGGGTCCCTCGACAAGCGCCTGCTCGACAAGCACGGCAGGCCCACCGCGGAGGCCCTCGTGGAGTCCGCGGTGTGGGAGGCGTCGCTGTTCGAGGAGCACGACTTCCACGACTTCAAGATCTCCGTCAAGCACAACGACCCCGTCGTCATGGTGCGCGCCTACGAGCTGCTCGCCGAGCGCGGCGACTGGCCGCTGCACCTGGGCGTCACCGAGGCCGGGCCGGCGTTCCAGGGCACGATCAAGTCGGCCGTGGCGTTCGGGTCGCTGCTGAGCAGGGGCATCGGCGACACGATCCGGGTCTCCCTGTCCGCGCCCCCGGTGGAGGAGGTCAAGGTCGGCATCCAGATCCTGCAGTCCCTCAACCTGCGCCCGCGCAAGCTGGAGATCGTCTCCTGCCCCTCCTGCGGGCGCGCGCAGGTCGACGTCTACACCCTCGCCGACCAGGTCACCGCCGGCCTGGAGGGCATGAGCGTGCCGCTGCGCGTGGCCGTCATGGGCTGCGTCGTCAACGGCCCCGGCGAGGCCCGCGAGGCCGACCTCGGCGTCGCCTCCGGCAACGGCAAGGGCCAGATCTTCGTCAAGGGCGAGGTCGTCAAGACCGTGCCGGAGGCGCAGATCGTCGCCACCCTCATCGAGGAGGCGAACCGGATCGCCGCGGCGATGGAGCTCGAGGGTGGGGTCGACACCGCGGGAGCGCCGACCGTCACCGTCGGCTGA
- a CDS encoding DUF4081 domain-containing GNAT family N-acetyltransferase, whose amino-acid sequence MSDRPGGDDGVVVLGDADTPAVLALCAQDPVANVFVSSRVSAVGADPARLGGQLWGWCPDGPLRALCWEGANLVPVLGEGVGEEALDAFAARARRSGRRCSSLVGPAGAVLGLWERLQAGWGRAREVRPEQPLMAIDAAPLLAPDLGVRATTPADLDVLVPACIAMFTEEVGYSPVGPDGGATYRRRVEELVRAGRSFARIERVDGAAQVVFKAELGAVAPGVVQVQGVWVHPHRRGQGLAGPGTAAVVQAARAAGLGTVSLYVNDYNTRAVRAYERVGFARVGTFATVLF is encoded by the coding sequence CTGAGCGACCGGCCGGGCGGGGACGACGGGGTGGTCGTCCTCGGGGACGCCGACACCCCGGCGGTGCTGGCCCTGTGCGCGCAGGACCCGGTGGCCAACGTCTTCGTCTCCAGCCGGGTCAGCGCCGTCGGCGCCGACCCGGCCCGCCTGGGCGGGCAGCTGTGGGGCTGGTGCCCCGACGGGCCGCTGCGGGCGCTGTGCTGGGAGGGCGCCAACCTCGTCCCCGTCCTGGGGGAGGGGGTGGGCGAGGAGGCCCTGGACGCCTTCGCCGCCCGCGCCCGGCGCTCCGGGCGCCGCTGCTCCTCCCTCGTGGGGCCCGCCGGCGCCGTCCTCGGGCTGTGGGAGCGCCTGCAGGCCGGCTGGGGGCGCGCCCGCGAGGTGCGCCCCGAGCAGCCGCTCATGGCCATCGACGCCGCCCCGCTCCTCGCGCCCGACCTCGGCGTGCGCGCGACGACGCCCGCGGACCTCGACGTCCTCGTGCCGGCGTGCATCGCGATGTTCACCGAGGAGGTCGGGTACTCGCCCGTGGGCCCCGACGGGGGCGCCACCTACCGGCGGCGCGTGGAGGAGCTGGTGCGCGCCGGCCGCTCCTTCGCGCGCATCGAGCGCGTGGACGGCGCCGCGCAGGTGGTGTTCAAGGCCGAGCTGGGCGCGGTGGCCCCCGGGGTGGTGCAGGTGCAGGGCGTGTGGGTGCACCCGCACCGGCGCGGGCAGGGGCTGGCCGGGCCCGGCACGGCCGCGGTCGTGCAGGCCGCCCGCGCGGCGGGCCTGGGCACGGTGAGCCTGTACGTCAACGACTACAACACCCGCGCGGTGCGCGCCTACGAGCGCGTGGGCTTCGCCCGCGTCGGCACGTTCGCCACCGTGCTGTTCTGA